One window from the genome of Pelodictyon luteolum DSM 273 encodes:
- a CDS encoding S41 family peptidase produces MSRILTIAMMLVVLAFGVFLGSRMAGDGTDRYREQKKMSEAYELIKAFYVDDVPGDSLAGAGVQGMAGYLDPHTLYLAPEKAAYSQAEFDGNFDGIGIEYDVLNDTLLVVTPLSGGPSAAVGIAPGDRILAIDSVSCIGISRQDVMRKLRGKRGTRVLLNVYRPLSGKSFDFLVTRGKISTSSVDAAFMLEGGNGYIRISRFMATTADEFRLALTKLRHAGMRRLIVDLRGNPGGFLEQAVQVADEFLGEGQLIVYTKSRNSAENVRYVAHSGDGYEKGALVVLVDKGSASASEILAGALQDNHRAVIVGELTFGKGLVQRQLQFSDGSMLRLTVSRYYTPSGRQIQRQYVKGEGGRDRYYHESLANIMPGKLFSDPDSLLYRKTSEVSVYRTGGLYGVLDSLKGKAASKNLQLNALSAAGGIIPDFWVTGRPYTEFYQEMYRSGLFEDIALKILDDPKSSVQAYRASLDGFISGYLDDGRLLSLVRKSCSARGIAFDAASFRRDRAYVALAVKSRIAHQLFGFEGQIRVFVSGADPVVRMAGELPVVP; encoded by the coding sequence ATGTCCCGTATTCTGACCATAGCGATGATGCTCGTCGTCCTGGCCTTCGGCGTTTTTCTCGGATCCAGGATGGCCGGTGACGGTACAGATCGCTACAGGGAGCAGAAAAAAATGAGTGAGGCCTATGAGCTCATCAAGGCCTTTTATGTCGATGATGTCCCTGGCGACAGTCTTGCGGGTGCGGGAGTGCAGGGGATGGCCGGCTATCTGGATCCGCATACCCTCTACCTTGCTCCTGAAAAAGCCGCGTATTCCCAGGCGGAGTTCGATGGCAATTTCGATGGCATCGGCATCGAGTACGATGTCCTCAACGATACACTGCTTGTTGTCACTCCGCTGTCCGGCGGGCCGAGTGCCGCAGTCGGCATCGCTCCCGGCGACCGGATCCTTGCCATCGATTCCGTGTCCTGCATCGGCATTTCCCGCCAGGACGTCATGCGCAAGCTCAGGGGGAAACGCGGGACCAGGGTATTGCTGAACGTCTATCGTCCCCTTTCCGGCAAGAGTTTCGACTTTCTGGTTACAAGGGGGAAGATTTCCACCTCCAGTGTCGACGCGGCCTTTATGCTCGAAGGCGGCAACGGTTACATCCGCATCAGCCGTTTCATGGCCACAACGGCCGATGAGTTCCGCCTTGCACTCACGAAGCTCCGCCATGCCGGCATGCGGCGTCTTATCGTTGACCTTCGGGGCAATCCGGGCGGGTTTCTTGAGCAGGCCGTGCAGGTGGCTGACGAGTTTCTGGGTGAAGGGCAGCTGATTGTCTATACGAAAAGCAGGAATTCGGCTGAGAATGTCCGCTATGTGGCACATTCGGGAGACGGATACGAAAAAGGAGCGCTTGTGGTGCTCGTCGACAAGGGGAGCGCCTCAGCATCCGAGATCCTGGCCGGTGCCCTGCAGGATAACCATCGTGCCGTCATTGTCGGTGAGCTGACGTTCGGAAAGGGGCTCGTGCAACGCCAGCTGCAGTTTTCCGACGGCTCTATGCTCCGTCTGACGGTTTCAAGGTACTACACGCCTTCCGGCAGGCAGATCCAGCGGCAGTATGTGAAGGGGGAGGGCGGACGTGACCGCTATTATCATGAATCTCTGGCCAATATCATGCCGGGGAAACTCTTTAGTGACCCCGACAGTTTACTCTACCGGAAAACCAGCGAGGTATCCGTGTACAGAACCGGAGGTCTCTACGGGGTGCTTGATTCCCTGAAGGGTAAAGCAGCTTCGAAGAACCTTCAGCTGAATGCGCTGTCGGCAGCCGGGGGCATCATTCCCGATTTCTGGGTGACGGGGCGTCCCTATACGGAGTTCTATCAGGAGATGTACCGCTCAGGCCTGTTTGAGGACATTGCCCTTAAGATCCTTGATGACCCGAAGAGTTCCGTACAGGCCTACCGCGCGTCGCTTGATGGGTTCATTTCCGGCTATCTGGACGACGGGCGCCTGCTTTCTCTGGTCCGGAAGTCCTGCAGTGCCAGAGGGATTGCCTTTGATGCGGCATCCTTCCGCCGCGACAGGGCGTATGTAGCCCTTGCAGTCAAGTCGCGCATAGCCCATCAGCTGTTTGGTTTCGAGGGTCAGATCCGGGTGTTTGTTTCGGGTGCGGACCCTGTGGTCCGCATGGCCGGAGAACTTCCTGTAGTCCCTTGA
- a CDS encoding START domain-containing protein: MPSLLEKINNESCTLRLKNDWLKIFTCPVPSSDFLSFVGVAELDASRDAVLALLYDIESATEWVWKTSEMRLLQELSGDDGRVVYQVVSAPWPVTDREIISRSEGFMDPETGEAFISIEGLPDFLPPDSRYVRVPSLTGAWNITPLALDRCRVVFRLHIEPGGEIPSWLANIAVIDTPYHTLCNLKEMVKREKYRTPVKAPFKESSRDVIRNYEEFISA, from the coding sequence ATGCCGTCACTGCTTGAAAAAATCAACAATGAGAGCTGCACGCTCCGCCTGAAAAACGACTGGCTCAAGATTTTCACCTGCCCGGTCCCGAGTTCGGATTTCCTCTCTTTTGTCGGCGTCGCCGAGCTTGATGCATCGCGGGACGCTGTTCTGGCATTGCTCTACGACATCGAGTCCGCGACCGAGTGGGTATGGAAGACCAGTGAGATGCGCCTCCTCCAGGAACTTTCCGGTGATGACGGCCGGGTGGTATACCAGGTGGTCAGCGCGCCGTGGCCTGTCACCGACCGTGAGATCATCAGCCGTTCGGAAGGGTTCATGGATCCCGAGACCGGCGAGGCGTTCATCAGCATCGAAGGCCTTCCCGACTTCCTTCCGCCCGACAGCCGCTATGTGCGGGTGCCGAGCCTGACGGGAGCGTGGAACATCACCCCTCTCGCCCTGGATCGATGCAGGGTGGTATTCAGGCTTCACATCGAGCCCGGTGGCGAAATCCCCTCATGGCTTGCCAACATCGCCGTTATCGATACGCCCTACCACACCCTCTGCAACCTGAAAGAGATGGTGAAACGCGAGAAATACAGGACGCCGGTGAAGGCTCCCTTCAAAGAGTCTTCAAGGGACGTAATCCGCAATTATGAGGAATTTATTTCCGCCTGA
- a CDS encoding START domain-containing protein has product MDVHSILNGKWDFRVEHRGISIYSSKVEGSDVLGFKGVAEIPAGFRKLISLFHDTSSYGRWVHHLTEMEVLERNDSLEYVVRQVIDTPWPLQKREMIVRTGLEPAGENAVAVTMTGVPEFIPLNPAYSRVKEVQGLWVFAPSGPDAIHLTFVMHVDPGPDVPSAVSNQAMFEVPFYSMDNLRKLAGDRSYNPPYPEEVDRHLCII; this is encoded by the coding sequence ATGGACGTACATTCGATCCTCAATGGTAAATGGGATTTCAGGGTTGAGCACAGGGGCATCAGCATTTATTCCTCGAAGGTCGAGGGTTCGGATGTACTTGGCTTCAAGGGGGTGGCGGAGATTCCTGCCGGCTTCAGGAAGCTCATTTCGCTGTTCCATGACACCTCGAGTTACGGCCGCTGGGTTCACCATCTGACTGAGATGGAGGTGCTTGAGCGGAACGATTCGCTTGAATATGTGGTGCGGCAGGTCATCGACACCCCGTGGCCTCTCCAGAAACGGGAGATGATCGTCAGGACGGGCCTTGAGCCGGCGGGAGAGAATGCTGTGGCGGTTACGATGACCGGCGTGCCGGAATTCATACCGCTGAACCCTGCCTACTCCAGGGTTAAAGAGGTGCAGGGTCTCTGGGTCTTTGCTCCCTCAGGCCCCGATGCCATCCATCTGACCTTTGTGATGCATGTCGATCCCGGCCCGGACGTTCCTTCCGCCGTCAGCAACCAGGCGATGTTCGAAGTGCCGTTTTATTCGATGGACAACCTGCGAAAACTCGCTGGCGACCGTTCCTACAACCCGCCCTATCCCGAAGAGGTCGACCGGCACCTCTGCATCATCTGA
- the rfaE1 gene encoding D-glycero-beta-D-manno-heptose-7-phosphate kinase, with product MATQTTDSIIESFKGKRIAVVGDIMLDKYIFGHVSRISPEYPVPVVDVTHQDIRLGGAANVALNTLSLGAETTLFGVTGEDQDRGLLLGLFGNMGLSGEGLVSDPARPTTCKTRILSQNHHITRVDFEKRDEISEKTAASIMDAFNAIIPETDAVVLEDYNKGVLSLELITALIAAAKSHGVPVLVDPKLKNFFAYRGCTVFKPNLSEMAASLGTPVPNSDREVEEACLRLQDLIQAEALVVTRSEKGMTVYDGSFTHIEVSSLDVADVSGAGDTVIGTLALGAAAGLDIIRNASIANLAAGTVCQEVGAVPVKPERLKRVCREHPVH from the coding sequence ATGGCCACCCAGACCACCGACAGCATCATCGAATCTTTCAAAGGAAAACGGATCGCCGTCGTCGGCGACATCATGCTCGACAAGTATATCTTCGGCCATGTGTCAAGGATTTCACCGGAGTATCCCGTTCCCGTCGTCGACGTGACCCATCAGGACATCAGGCTCGGGGGCGCTGCAAACGTGGCGCTCAACACCCTTTCGCTCGGCGCCGAGACCACCCTTTTCGGCGTGACCGGCGAGGATCAGGACCGCGGGCTCCTGCTCGGACTTTTCGGAAACATGGGACTGTCAGGAGAGGGCCTCGTCAGCGATCCCGCCCGTCCCACCACCTGCAAAACCCGCATCCTCTCACAGAACCACCATATCACGAGGGTCGACTTCGAAAAAAGGGATGAAATCAGTGAAAAGACAGCCGCCTCCATCATGGATGCCTTCAACGCCATCATCCCGGAAACTGACGCCGTCGTGCTTGAAGACTACAACAAGGGGGTGCTGTCACTGGAGCTCATCACTGCGCTCATCGCCGCTGCAAAAAGCCATGGTGTACCGGTTCTGGTCGATCCGAAACTGAAGAATTTCTTTGCATACCGGGGCTGCACGGTGTTCAAGCCGAACCTGTCGGAAATGGCGGCCTCGCTCGGCACCCCGGTGCCGAACAGCGACCGGGAGGTCGAGGAGGCGTGCCTGAGGCTGCAGGACCTTATTCAGGCTGAAGCGCTGGTGGTGACCCGGAGTGAAAAAGGAATGACGGTCTACGACGGATCCTTTACCCACATCGAGGTAAGTTCGCTGGACGTTGCCGATGTGTCGGGAGCGGGCGATACCGTCATCGGCACCCTCGCGCTCGGAGCCGCGGCGGGCCTCGACATCATCCGGAATGCCTCAATCGCCAACCTTGCTGCAGGAACTGTCTGCCAGGAGGTCGGGGCCGTGCCGGTCAAGCCGGAACGGCTCAAGCGGGTATGCAGGGAACATCCGGTACACTGA
- the ffh gene encoding signal recognition particle protein: protein MFESLSDTLEGAFRKLAGQATINEINIGIAMRDIKRALLGADVNYKVVKKLVEDIRLKSLGEDVVKSVSPAQMIVKIVSDELTELMGGEQKPLNLSTKNLPAVVMVAGLQGSGKTTFCAKLAKRLKKGGKNPMMVAADVYRPAAVEQLKTLGLEVGVPVFSLDEQDAMKVAREGLEAARRGAHDVLILDTAGRLQIDDRMMAEAEALKNLMKPEELLFVVDSMMGQEAVNTAKAFNDRLDFDGVVLTKLDGDSRGGAALSIRQVVEKPIKFMSVGEKMDDLDQFYPDRMAQRILGMGDIVSFVEKAQENLDLEKTIQMQKKLMKNEFDLNDFLDQLQQLKKMGSIQGLIEMVPGLNKMVPKQDLENLDFKPIEAIINSMTKAEKASPEIINGSRRQRIALGSGTRVQEVNMLLKQFAEMKKMMRSVSKMTQSGRKITSQNLALDKFLKR, encoded by the coding sequence ATGTTTGAGAGTTTAAGCGACACGCTGGAAGGCGCTTTCAGGAAGCTAGCCGGCCAGGCGACCATCAATGAGATCAACATCGGTATCGCCATGCGCGATATCAAACGCGCTCTCCTTGGCGCCGATGTCAACTACAAGGTTGTCAAGAAACTGGTCGAGGACATCCGCCTGAAGTCTCTCGGCGAAGATGTCGTCAAGAGCGTTTCGCCGGCACAGATGATCGTGAAGATCGTCAGCGACGAGTTGACCGAGCTCATGGGCGGGGAGCAGAAGCCGCTCAACCTTTCCACGAAGAACCTGCCCGCGGTCGTCATGGTTGCCGGTCTGCAGGGTTCGGGAAAGACCACGTTCTGCGCGAAGCTCGCCAAACGCCTGAAAAAGGGTGGAAAGAACCCGATGATGGTTGCCGCCGACGTCTATCGTCCTGCAGCCGTCGAGCAGCTGAAGACTCTCGGTCTGGAAGTCGGTGTTCCCGTGTTCTCCCTGGATGAACAGGATGCCATGAAAGTGGCCCGCGAGGGCCTGGAGGCCGCCAGAAGGGGAGCGCATGACGTGCTGATCCTCGATACTGCCGGCCGCCTGCAGATCGACGACAGGATGATGGCTGAGGCCGAGGCCCTGAAAAACCTGATGAAGCCCGAGGAACTCCTGTTCGTCGTCGACTCGATGATGGGCCAGGAGGCGGTCAATACCGCCAAGGCGTTCAATGACCGCCTTGACTTCGACGGTGTGGTGCTGACCAAGCTTGACGGCGATTCACGGGGCGGTGCGGCCCTGTCGATCCGGCAGGTTGTTGAAAAGCCCATCAAGTTCATGAGTGTCGGCGAGAAGATGGACGACCTCGACCAGTTCTATCCGGACCGCATGGCCCAGAGGATACTGGGAATGGGCGACATCGTCAGCTTCGTCGAAAAAGCGCAGGAGAATCTGGATCTGGAGAAAACGATCCAGATGCAGAAGAAGCTGATGAAGAACGAGTTCGATCTGAACGACTTCCTCGACCAGCTCCAGCAGCTCAAAAAAATGGGGTCCATACAGGGACTCATAGAGATGGTGCCGGGCCTGAACAAGATGGTGCCGAAGCAGGATCTCGAAAACCTGGACTTCAAGCCGATCGAGGCCATCATCAACTCCATGACGAAAGCCGAGAAGGCTTCGCCGGAAATCATCAACGGCAGTCGCCGCCAGCGTATTGCCCTTGGAAGCGGAACGCGCGTGCAGGAGGTGAACATGCTCCTCAAGCAGTTCGCGGAGATGAAGAAGATGATGCGCTCGGTGTCGAAAATGACGCAGTCGGGAAGGAAGATCACTTCCCAGAACCTGGCGCTTGACAAGTTTTTAAAACGATAG
- the rimM gene encoding ribosome maturation factor RimM (Essential for efficient processing of 16S rRNA) has translation MELWLTGIVLKPRGLKGEVKVKPVTDYPEKFLSRKSYWVGGSPGDAVPLAVKHASLAGGFAWLFLEGVDSREKAEALAGRQLFIEASEAEPRKDDRAWLHELEGMKVLGAGRKEVGVLKEVLSMPAHEVYEIISGGRSVLVPAIEEFVEEISLEGRYIHVPRFDEFL, from the coding sequence ATGGAACTCTGGCTCACCGGTATCGTTCTCAAGCCGAGAGGGTTGAAGGGCGAAGTCAAGGTGAAGCCTGTGACCGACTATCCCGAGAAGTTTCTTTCCCGGAAATCGTATTGGGTGGGCGGCTCCCCCGGGGATGCCGTCCCCCTTGCGGTCAAGCACGCTTCGCTCGCCGGTGGTTTTGCCTGGCTGTTCCTTGAGGGAGTAGACAGTCGCGAAAAAGCCGAGGCTCTTGCCGGCCGGCAGCTGTTTATTGAAGCTTCGGAAGCGGAGCCCCGCAAGGATGACCGCGCCTGGCTGCATGAACTCGAGGGCATGAAGGTACTCGGAGCAGGCAGAAAGGAGGTCGGTGTCCTCAAAGAGGTGCTTTCGATGCCCGCCCATGAGGTTTACGAGATCATTTCAGGCGGACGATCGGTGCTGGTGCCGGCCATTGAAGAATTTGTTGAGGAAATCAGCCTTGAAGGTCGCTATATTCACGTGCCCCGATTTGATGAGTTTCTCTGA
- the trmD gene encoding tRNA (guanosine(37)-N1)-methyltransferase TrmD, which yields MMDGIRIDVLSVIPGFFDSVLDNGLLAIARKKGYADIVVHNLHDYGLGRYRQVDDSPFGGGAGMVLRPEPVFACVEKLQSERCYDAVIFPTPDARPFLQGDANRLSRMKNLMFLCGHYKALDERVRQSLVTMEYSIGDVVLSGGEIPSLLMMDALLRVVPGVLGDSESALTDSFQTGMLDCAYYTRPPEFRGMKVPEVLLSGHHAKIEQWRQENALERTRRLRPDLLGEDVE from the coding sequence ATGATGGATGGAATCAGGATCGATGTGCTATCCGTCATACCGGGTTTTTTTGACTCAGTGCTCGACAACGGGCTGCTGGCCATTGCCCGGAAAAAAGGATATGCCGATATTGTCGTGCACAACCTGCACGATTACGGTCTCGGCCGGTACCGCCAGGTTGATGACTCGCCCTTCGGCGGCGGCGCCGGAATGGTGCTCAGGCCGGAACCGGTTTTTGCCTGTGTGGAAAAGCTCCAGAGTGAACGATGCTACGACGCGGTGATCTTTCCGACCCCCGACGCCCGGCCGTTCCTTCAGGGTGATGCCAACCGGCTCTCGAGGATGAAGAACCTGATGTTCCTCTGCGGCCACTACAAGGCCCTTGACGAACGGGTTCGTCAGTCGCTGGTCACCATGGAGTACTCCATCGGAGACGTGGTTCTTTCAGGCGGGGAGATTCCCTCCCTCCTCATGATGGATGCCCTGTTGCGCGTGGTTCCCGGGGTACTTGGAGACAGCGAATCGGCACTGACTGATTCCTTCCAGACCGGGATGCTTGACTGTGCGTATTATACCAGGCCCCCGGAATTCAGGGGGATGAAGGTTCCGGAAGTACTGCTTTCGGGCCATCATGCCAAGATAGAGCAGTGGAGGCAGGAAAATGCGCTGGAGAGGACGCGCCGTCTGCGGCCCGACCTTCTCGGCGAGGATGTTGAATGA
- the rplS gene encoding 50S ribosomal protein L19 produces the protein MDQLIQLVEATQPGVECPALNPGDTVRIQLRVIEGEKERLQAFEGVVISDRGAGASKTITVRKISHGVGVERIIPVNSPNIESVTVLKHGKARRSKLFYLRKRTGKAALKVKERKVSEQA, from the coding sequence ATGGACCAGTTAATTCAGTTAGTCGAAGCAACCCAGCCCGGCGTCGAATGCCCCGCCCTCAATCCCGGTGATACCGTCAGGATCCAGCTGCGTGTCATCGAAGGCGAAAAAGAGCGTCTTCAGGCGTTCGAAGGCGTCGTCATCAGCGACAGGGGTGCCGGTGCGTCCAAGACCATCACCGTCCGCAAGATTTCGCACGGCGTCGGTGTCGAGAGGATCATCCCGGTCAACTCGCCCAATATTGAAAGCGTGACCGTTCTCAAGCACGGCAAGGCCCGTCGTTCCAAGCTGTTCTACCTCCGCAAGCGTACCGGCAAGGCCGCGCTGAAGGTCAAGGAGCGCAAGGTCTCCGAACAGGCCTGA
- a CDS encoding MBL fold metallo-hydrolase has translation MKIGPYTLTALRVQQFSLDGGAMFGVVPKSFWEQAAPADALNRVRLSAALLLISGPGRNILVDTGMGSAWPEKLRSIYAVSPFLLDEELARTGLSRTDITDVILTHLHFDHIAGAFRSCGENLVPLFPDARFHIQEENLRTARNPNRKERASYEPRFVDAFQQHCRINLLDGAQELFEGISLIPSHGHTRGQQLVKVSGSEGTLVHCADLVPSAAHIPLPWVTGYDIHPLVVLEEKEALLEEAVEGGWTLCFGHDPFHDAATLCRTGKGIAAECFVTL, from the coding sequence ATGAAGATCGGTCCCTACACGCTTACAGCCCTCCGTGTCCAGCAGTTTTCTCTTGACGGGGGAGCTATGTTCGGCGTTGTCCCGAAGTCATTCTGGGAACAGGCTGCACCGGCCGATGCATTGAACCGCGTCCGGCTGTCCGCTGCACTGCTCCTCATTTCCGGACCCGGCCGCAACATCCTTGTCGATACCGGCATGGGCAGCGCCTGGCCTGAAAAGCTTCGCTCCATCTATGCTGTTTCGCCCTTCCTGCTTGATGAGGAGCTGGCTCGTACGGGGCTCTCCCGTACCGACATCACCGATGTCATTCTTACCCATCTGCATTTCGACCACATCGCCGGGGCTTTTCGTTCCTGTGGTGAGAATCTGGTTCCTCTCTTTCCAGATGCCCGGTTCCATATCCAGGAGGAAAACCTCCGCACCGCACGGAACCCGAACCGCAAGGAACGGGCCAGCTATGAGCCGCGTTTCGTCGATGCGTTCCAGCAGCACTGCAGAATCAATCTCCTCGATGGTGCTCAGGAGCTTTTTGAGGGCATCAGCCTCATTCCCTCACATGGCCATACCCGGGGCCAGCAGCTTGTGAAGGTTTCTGGAAGTGAGGGCACGCTGGTGCACTGTGCAGACCTTGTACCCTCTGCCGCACATATCCCCCTTCCGTGGGTGACCGGCTACGATATCCATCCTCTTGTCGTTCTCGAGGAAAAGGAGGCACTGCTTGAAGAAGCCGTTGAGGGAGGATGGACGCTCTGTTTCGGGCACGACCCCTTTCATGATGCCGCAACCCTCTGCCGCACCGGGAAGGGGATTGCGGCGGAGTGCTTCGTCACACTGTGA
- a CDS encoding iron-sulfur cluster assembly protein HesB, protein MNLTISTSAPSLPCKEQVRLFQEHIFSFYQLHRRSFPWRSALSRYAVMVSEVMLQQTQAERVVPKYLEWMRRFPDPGTLAVAPLRDVLELWSGLGYNSRALRLQECARLVVAMYQGELPATPRELKALPGIGEYSCRSIPAFADNLNVAAVDTNIRRILIHEFSLPEESPQRVLQAFADLVLPEGRSRDWHNALMDYGALQLTSKRTGIRARSRQSKFEGSRRWYRGRVLQELLREEAVPLEVLESKYRECPGGISSVVDDLLRDNMVEFVGGGAAGGVLLRIRE, encoded by the coding sequence GTGAACCTCACCATCTCCACTTCTGCACCATCATTGCCCTGTAAGGAGCAGGTCCGCCTCTTTCAGGAGCACATCTTTTCGTTCTACCAGCTCCATCGGCGCTCGTTTCCCTGGCGCAGCGCCCTGTCCAGGTACGCTGTGATGGTGAGTGAGGTGATGCTGCAGCAGACCCAGGCGGAACGGGTGGTGCCGAAGTACCTGGAGTGGATGCGGCGTTTTCCTGACCCCGGGACCCTCGCTGTGGCTCCGCTCCGCGATGTGCTTGAGCTCTGGAGCGGGTTAGGGTACAATTCCCGGGCGCTACGTCTCCAGGAGTGCGCCCGGCTGGTGGTCGCGATGTATCAGGGCGAGCTCCCCGCCACTCCCCGGGAGCTGAAAGCCCTTCCGGGAATCGGGGAGTACAGCTGCCGCTCCATTCCCGCCTTTGCCGATAATCTTAACGTTGCGGCTGTCGATACCAATATCCGCAGGATCCTCATCCATGAGTTCTCCCTTCCCGAAGAGAGCCCGCAGCGGGTGCTGCAGGCGTTCGCCGATCTTGTACTGCCGGAAGGCCGGAGCCGCGACTGGCATAACGCGCTGATGGACTACGGTGCCCTTCAGCTTACCTCAAAGCGAACCGGCATCCGGGCCCGTTCACGCCAGTCAAAGTTCGAGGGGTCGCGGAGGTGGTACAGGGGCAGGGTGCTGCAGGAACTCCTGCGTGAGGAAGCGGTGCCGCTTGAGGTGCTGGAGTCGAAGTACCGGGAGTGCCCCGGGGGAATCAGCTCGGTTGTCGATGACCTTTTGCGGGATAATATGGTTGAATTCGTCGGGGGGGGTGCTGCAGGGGGAGTGCTGTTGCGGATACGTGAGTGA
- a CDS encoding AMP-dependent synthetase/ligase, with protein sequence MGLINPDFQTLPELFASVFSHYRGQPARFPFAHKLQSAYEPISYDDFHEDVRRFSAYLKENGTAAGDRVAILSENRPGWYLADMAVLSLGAIDVPLYPSLPPNQIEYILKDAGVRAVIVSNMLQLGKILSIWQNLPDLTQLIVMNRLEEPVEDVIDLNNAKAAGTQLLLDKPWMLDGTKVDPDDVATIIYTSGTTGLPKGVMLTHRNLCENVKSAAEIIRIDETDCSLSFLPLSHAYERTGGYYLLFACGASIYLAESIETVSLNITEARPTIIFTVPRLFDRIRTNMQKQISTESPLKQKIFNWAVSRGEHYHRSIEKKGSASPLLTLQHAVAGKLVYQKVKKRFGGRLRYFVSGGAALPQKTGEFFQALGITILEGFGLTETSPITNVNRPEKVKFGTVGPTVANVEMKIAEDGEVLFRGPNIMKGYWQDREATAEVIRDGWFHSGDIGEIDGDGYLKITDRKKHIIVTSGGKNIAPMPIENLIAENPYVDQVMVVGEKRPFLIALIVPDFQKLREFAASAGITAPDDAGLCAHKEIVQIYEKLLRSISRQLATHEKVRRFILAKEPFTIENGLMTPTLKVKRKTILELYEKEIDAIYKELNMVYNTE encoded by the coding sequence ATGGGCCTCATCAATCCCGACTTCCAGACCCTGCCGGAACTCTTTGCTTCGGTATTCAGTCACTACCGCGGCCAGCCTGCAAGGTTTCCATTTGCCCACAAGCTCCAGAGCGCCTACGAGCCCATCTCCTACGATGACTTCCATGAAGATGTCCGGCGTTTTTCGGCATATCTGAAAGAAAACGGCACGGCCGCCGGAGACCGGGTGGCCATCCTGTCGGAAAACCGCCCCGGATGGTACCTCGCCGACATGGCGGTCCTCAGCCTCGGTGCGATCGACGTACCCCTCTACCCCTCACTGCCGCCAAACCAGATAGAATACATCCTGAAGGATGCCGGTGTACGGGCCGTCATCGTCTCCAACATGCTACAGCTCGGCAAGATCCTCTCCATCTGGCAGAACCTCCCCGACCTGACGCAGCTCATCGTCATGAACCGGCTGGAAGAACCGGTCGAGGACGTCATCGACCTCAACAATGCCAAGGCTGCCGGTACGCAGCTGCTGCTTGACAAGCCCTGGATGCTTGATGGCACGAAAGTCGACCCTGACGACGTCGCCACCATCATCTACACATCCGGAACCACCGGCCTGCCCAAGGGGGTCATGCTCACACACCGCAACCTCTGCGAAAACGTCAAATCGGCCGCAGAAATCATCCGCATCGACGAAACCGACTGCAGCCTCTCCTTCCTCCCGCTCTCCCATGCCTATGAACGGACCGGGGGCTACTACCTGCTCTTTGCCTGCGGTGCATCGATCTACCTCGCCGAAAGCATCGAGACCGTGTCGCTGAACATCACCGAGGCACGCCCCACGATCATATTCACCGTTCCGAGGCTGTTCGACCGGATCAGGACGAACATGCAGAAGCAGATCTCAACGGAAAGCCCCCTGAAGCAGAAAATCTTCAACTGGGCGGTCTCGAGGGGAGAACACTACCACCGCAGCATTGAGAAAAAAGGCAGTGCCTCACCCCTCCTCACCCTGCAGCATGCGGTGGCTGGAAAACTGGTCTACCAGAAGGTCAAGAAACGATTCGGCGGCCGGCTGCGCTACTTCGTGTCCGGCGGCGCTGCCCTGCCGCAGAAAACCGGCGAGTTCTTCCAGGCTCTCGGCATCACGATCCTCGAAGGGTTCGGCCTGACCGAGACCTCGCCCATCACCAATGTCAACCGGCCCGAAAAGGTGAAATTCGGCACCGTGGGGCCGACAGTGGCCAACGTCGAGATGAAGATCGCCGAAGACGGAGAGGTCCTGTTCAGGGGGCCCAACATCATGAAGGGATACTGGCAGGACCGTGAGGCGACCGCGGAGGTGATTCGGGACGGATGGTTCCACAGCGGTGACATCGGAGAAATCGACGGTGACGGCTACCTCAAGATCACCGACCGGAAAAAGCACATCATCGTCACCTCCGGAGGCAAGAACATCGCCCCGATGCCGATCGAAAACCTGATTGCCGAAAATCCTTATGTAGACCAGGTGATGGTGGTCGGCGAAAAACGCCCGTTCCTCATTGCCCTCATCGTCCCCGATTTCCAGAAACTCAGGGAATTCGCAGCATCGGCAGGCATCACGGCTCCGGACGATGCCGGGCTCTGTGCACACAAGGAGATCGTACAGATCTATGAAAAACTCCTGCGCAGCATCTCCCGCCAGCTCGCCACCCACGAAAAGGTGCGTCGCTTCATTCTGGCAAAAGAGCCCTTCACCATAGAAAACGGCCTGATGACGCCGACCCTGAAGGTGAAGCGCAAAACCATACTCGAACTGTATGAAAAAGAGATCGACGCCATCTACAAGGAACTGAACATGGTCTACAACACCGAGTAG